One window of Trifolium pratense cultivar HEN17-A07 linkage group LG5, ARS_RC_1.1, whole genome shotgun sequence genomic DNA carries:
- the LOC123887368 gene encoding protein NETWORKED 4B-like, which translates to MASESQMEGSDDFGEGFDQESLLATQYYTPHPKQILPKSGLQPVNLDFSPSSGGVSSATSVKEEGSRSPSSSSSDSEPESFIKSVIHYQGTPVNTDGEQSPEGKLKEDLPDMERPSQFVGEGENRSYDELLKKFIKNEEELRVSNFKLQLSEEEIIKLKNQIEKSEGQLDNARKELTLNKEELEYEKGQVLELQKQTAELETHVPDCCYKIANLVEELEVANEHLKISNNEVARLRKELESRSSETHQLQGHLRVTQENVVKLESWLDSERNKVRELEDTIAWFKANETNHELEVQRMKAEMLDVQEQFSFERDQLHSEIVSLSEMKIDLTSRLEEWECRCNLLEKKLRQCETENLEQEELYATQQIVMQGEISSLKEELSQRRHEVEAVNKEFDKHKQKFDMLMTEKDEANAKMDKLKAEISLRDDQIANTERQLLQQHTQQAGLTAESEARLYLLNVLKLKVEELEKEVTRQNVVISDRDEEKREAIRQLCFSIDHYRSGYKELLQAFTGHRRRTVIAS; encoded by the exons ATGGCTTCAG AATCTCAGATGGAGGGCTCTGATGATTTTGGTGAAGGTTTTGACCAAGAGAGTTTATTGGCGACTCAATATTATACTCCACATCCGAAGCAAATATTGCCAAAGTCTGGTCTTCAACCTGTCAATTTGGATTTCTCTCCTAGCTCAGGTGGGGTTAGCTCTGCCACTTCTGTGAAGGAGGAGGGTTCTAGATCACCTTCCTCATCATCCTCAGATTCAGAGCCTGAATCTTTTATCAAGTCTGTAATCCATTATCAGGGCACACCGGTGAATACCGATGGTGAGCAATCCCCTGAAGGTAAGCTGAAAGAAGACCTTCCCGATATGGAAAGACCAAGCCAGTTTGTCGGGGAAGGAGAAAATAGAAGTTATGATGAGTTGCTGAAGAAGTTCATTAAAAATGAGGAAGAACTAAGAGTTTCCAATTTTAAACTTCAGCTTTCAGAAGAAGAGATTATCAAGTTGAAGAATCAAATTGAGAAAAGTGAGGGTCAACTTGATAATGCGAGGAAAGAATTAACACTGAATAAGGAGGAACTTGAATATGAAAAAGGACAGGTACTGGAGTTGCAAAAACAAACAGCTGAGTTGGAGACTCATGTTCCAGATTGTTGCTACAAGATTGCAAATTTGGTGGAAGAGCTGGAGGTAGCTAATGAACATCTCAAAATATCAAACAATGAAGTAGCAAGACTAAGAAAGGAACTTGAGAGTAGGTCATCTGAGACTCATCAATTGCAAGGTCACCTTAGAGTGACACAGGAAAATGTGGTGAAATTAGAAAGCTGGCTTGATTCAGAGAGAAATAAGGTTCGGGAATTAGAAGACACGATTGCTTGGTTTAAAGCTAATGAAACTAACCATGAACTTGAGGTGCAAAGAATGAAAGCTGAAATGCTTGATGTGCAGGAACAGTTCTCTTTTGAGAGAGATCAGTTGCATTCTGAAATTGTGAGCTTGTCAGAAATGAAAATAGATTTGACCTCTAGACTGGAGGAATGGGAGTGTAGATGCAATTTATTAGAAAAGAAATTAAGGCAATGTGAAACTGAAAATTTGGAGCAAGAAGAGTTGTATGCTACACAACAAATAGTTATGCAAGGCGAAATCAGTTCGTTAAAGGAAGAACTTAGTCAGAGAAGACATGAAGTGGAAGCTGTGAATAAGGAATTTGATAAGCACAAGCAGAAATTTGACATGCTCATGACTGAAAAAGATGAAGCCAATGCTAAGATGGATAAACTTAAGGCTGAGATAAGCTTGCGAGACGATCAAATAGCAAATACGGAGAGACAGCTTTTACAGCAACACACACAACAGGCTGGACTGACTGCAGAATCTGAAGCTAGACTGTATCTATTAAATGTGTTGAAGCTGAAAGTTGAAGAACTTGAAAAAGAGGTTACTAGACAGAATGTTGTGATCTCCGATCGGGATGAGGAGAAGAGGGAGGCAATCCGGCAACTGTGCTTCTCGATTGATCACTATAGGAGTGGATATAAAGAACTTCTTCAAGCTTTTACTGGTCATAGGCGCCGTACTGTTATAGCCTCCTAA
- the LOC123887366 gene encoding LEAF RUST 10 DISEASE-RESISTANCE LOCUS RECEPTOR-LIKE PROTEIN KINASE-like 2.4 isoform X10, translated as MDNHFHVFPNIKYIFFFSIITTFFPQQSKSVYNYASCRDNSYSCGNITNISYPFWGQNGDPNCGAGKPFYLNCNENNVTTIMLSLQNFTVLDINTTTHTIKLQKPDLFQDLCSPQFDETFLSPILFHYLPNIKNITIYYDCSSQYPPNFYPCGPENPAFFYVGEENDVLRSCKRHIQVPVGTDFPIENNRDGYFEGDVVEKGLNEGFEVEYIVEDEECLKCLGSDEGDCKWKNNNDIEKHVKSSCYYDNCPNGSIAHSSHCHKNSQGKMKIILGVGSAAMVALLMCIMIYYFRGKLSIQQVKFRFKAKNDNNIEAFLKDHGAVLQKTYKFSEIKKMTNSFKIKLGQGGFGVVYKGKLVNGSLVAVKILNSSKENGEEFINEVASITRTSHVNIVTLLGFCYEGRKKALIYEFMSNGSLDKFIYNKGHETITSLSWDNLYQIAKGIACGLEYLHRGCTTRILHFDIKPHNILLDENFCPKISDFGLAKLNLKKESIISMSGQRGTMGYVAPEMWSRQFGGVSHKSDVYSYGVMLLEMVGGRKNINADASRTSEIYFPHWVYSRLELGSDLRPDEIMDTEEDDIIRRMTIVGLWCIQTFPNDRPTMSKVIKMLEGSMKSLEIPPKPLLSSPTSSESESRTS; from the exons ATGGATAATCATTTCCATGTGTTCCCAAATATTAAATACATCTTTTTCTTCTCAATAATAACCACTTTTTTCCCTCAACAATCTAAATCAGTTTACAATTATGCAAGTTGTAGAGACAACTCCTACAGTTGTGGAAATATCACCAACATCTCTTATCCATTCTGGGGACAAAATGGCGATCCTAACTGTGGCGCCGGCAAACCGTTTTACCTTAACTGCAACGAAAACAACGTTACTACCATTATGTTATCCTTACAAAATTTCACAGTACTTGATATCAACACCACAACTCACACCATTAAACTCCAAAAACCAGACCTTTTTCAAGATCTTTGTTCTCCTCAATTTGATGAAACTTTTTTGTCCCCAATTTTGTTTCACTATCTCCCAAATATCAAGAACATCACCATATACTACGATTGTTCCTCTCAATATCCACCAAATTTTTATCCATGTGGACCTGAGAATCCTGCTTTCTTTTATGTTGGTGAAGAAAATGATGTGTTAAGGAGTTGTAAGAGACATATTCAAGTGCCAGTAGGAACAGATTTTCCTATAGAGAATAATCGAGATGGTTATTTTGAGGGTGATGTTGTTGAAAAAGGTTTGAATGAAGGGTTTGAGGTGGAGTATATTGTGGAGGATGAGGAATGTTTGAAGTGTTTGGGAAGTGATGAAGGAGATTGTAAATGGAAGAACAATAATGATATTGAGAAACATGTTAAGTCCTCTTGCTATTATGATAATTGTCCAAATGGATCTATTGCTCATTCCTCACACTGTCACAAAA ATTCGCAAGGGAAAATGAAGATCATTCTAG GTGTTGGAAGTGCAGCAATGGTAGCATTGCTGATGTGCATCATGATATATTATTTTAGAGGCAAGTTATCAATACAACAAGTAAAATTTCGGTTTAAGGCAAAGAATGATAATAACATTGAAGCATTTTTAAAAGATCATGGAGCTGTATTGCAAAAAACATATAAGTTTTcagaaattaagaaaatgacaaACTCATTCAAAATTAAACTTGGTCAAGGAGGTTTTGGTGTTGTGTACAAAGGAAAATTAGTCAATGGTTCTCTCGTTGCAGTGAAGATATTGAATTCATCAAAAGAAAATGGCGAAGAGTTTATTAATGAGGTTGCTAGTATTACTAGAACCTCACATGTTAATATCGTCACCCTTCTTGGATTTTGTTATGAAGGTCGTAAAAAAGCTCTCATATATGAATTTATGTCTAATGGTTCTCTTGACAAATTTATTTACAATAAGGGACATGAAACTATTACATCTTTAAGTTGGGATAATTTGTATCAAATTGCGAAAGGAATAGCTTGTGGGCTAGAGTACTTGCATAGAGGATGTACCACTCGAATTTTACATTTTGACATAAAACCACATAACATTCTTTTGGATGAGAATTTTTGCCCAAAGATTTCAGATTTCGGGCTTGCAAAGCTCAACCTGAAAAAAGAGAGCATTATTTCGATGTCTGGTCAAAGAGGGACAATGGGGTATGTAGCTCCAGAAATGTGGAGTAGACAATTTGGAGGAGTTTCACACAAGTCTGATGTTTATAGTTATGGAGTTATGTTGTTAGAAATGGTGGGTGGAAGGAAAAACATTAATGCTGATGCAAGCCGCACGAGTGAGATATACTTTCCTCATTGGGTATACAGTAGGCTTGAACTCGGTAGTGATTTGAGACCTGACGAGATAATGGACACCGAAGAAGATGATATTATAAGAAGAATGACCATTGTAGGTTTGTGGTGTATTCAAACATTTCCTAATGATAGGCCTACAATGAGTAAAGTGATTAAAATGTTAGAAGGTAGCATGAAGTCATTGGAAATACCACCAAAACCATTGCTTTCGTCTCCTACTAGTTCAGAATCAGAGTCTCGCACGTCTTAA